The following are encoded in a window of Diorhabda sublineata isolate icDioSubl1.1 chromosome 3, icDioSubl1.1, whole genome shotgun sequence genomic DNA:
- the LOC130441381 gene encoding AT-rich interactive domain-containing protein 2 isoform X1: MANFLGKDQATYAKERDVFLRDLQHFHEIRGTPFKRAPTLGGKEVDLYLLYTLVTAQGGWLRVNSKNTWSEILPLLKLPSSCVNGCVAIKQTYLRYLDRWEKVHFLHEDADRASDDDEESRHKRWSARSLHSVPCSYNYSQHNVTEINREHNHLSTNLYKQSDYDRLSLSLISPLPNEQDFAINVCTLLSNDGKHTLKLEKHPRLINYLLAHAGVFSHSSLRKLFIHFYNVVRKKPIHNFWKDVLESPEYLDLTNEAIFKALDSETTTKTSSSSLILGQEEIEEKAAGSITIDVSTNDQQKETTDSVDCEIVEDTCDTFKLKLNPEDSELFCLKRNLGTQDYIGQRVLQIATILRNLSFIEENVPVLVKNSCFVRFLLLCSISRWNVLKNLGTDMLSNIASEFIVRDLQSDILAAKLLKIVTDGLKSQDRAACISSLEVLNKLSQNEQNEEVMQKSLQKQVYTNVCSFLTLHDVMLLIYTLECLYSLSSLGEKSCNYIIVNHGVIDTLVALITVEGKSYGPKACIGMKLVETLPSGTSQQAQVQNTTQSQTNQTQTQTVSTVTATLTVSSSSSTFTTINSNMTVVTTSTLTPVVSSSSPTPKSAPSTPVRQVPIVPQRLLPITPTPVVTTATPSTSSVIQSTSTIMTPQQLIQQQHAHQQVIHENEQFALAWLRATYEPCANGKVDHQELYKHYLNSCSTIGRKGVISPLHFPRCVRSIFGGTVGPNPMKQSNSSDPQFYDGIKVRDKPLIINIPPSATPQTKPSVFIPSPAPKIQQVRRKSSVQPILLTSQGQGNALTVVADNNGTGTDVAASAPSPASPILKAQLSAPPKQRDASPVSTKGDTKSQAIAHPHLSQALLGLGNTSTTSSSGVINKDNLTTASTSSTGATGQTSNTSLIKSLLATKVNDCMSTVSMKTATDCQNVAQVAARQQRLLAQQATDKTSIKEPLKSSRLNGVRQLFSDTDIGDPSVSSTTQFTDLTKGKKEPPQPPPPPLAPLSNNVKGGKQNRIDNEDSDSLGNHSAASSSGIGTVGLGGVSSTEDGENSLTSFEGLLNGIPNADNALTEDSNSKDSLKHGEISMHKPLRLADLLEKKFEKSPPLLNGGMRKELRLGEKAMDLVENHIEKALSRENDNNADTKMEIDIKEDIVSKEEVHREMVGIKRSASEEMMEIEAKRPLLSSNINGSSTAASPAPDSSSSNGDDGPSRVSTAAAKLFADIAADILEDEDEEQLLQEAQSTQIVTDNQSQVQLQTQAPLQQIIMDNSQQMLLTQQRQIIVSQAQIPGTNQMVFSTGGHLKTQSGQTVIVQNTSGQRSMMLAQPNSGPILLSQGLQGQMQIVASSQAGQYVLQTSSAGGQGTAYVVAQPQTAMVHGGQQQTVLLAQTSQQQGTGAKTIIILQQQPTSATPTQHQKVVVTPQGQQVVVTQVPRPIVHTSSVSNNVSPVNKVTKTTAGAATTNTNTSSQTQPATNSNLSTDKKEDIKKHKIARDLTTPYICEWNDCLIERRFKSANEVYLHACEAHCPSGTEEIICQWDRCDNMKRRRFSLMTHLHDKHCNTEAMKQSLTKRKQAAQNNNKTEMPAPSAPSPHPGYAPDAALHAIKRHAMEFVNPKELQLKPPLPVTAGSTAAVVARGGPPPTPDQDDNEGPVTKSIRLTASLILRNLVIYSSQCKRYLKSYESHLANVALSNVESSRTIAQILFDMNDGSTHR, translated from the exons GTCAACTCGAAGAACACCTGGTCCGAAATTTTACCCCTCTTGAAGCTTCCTTCGTCCTGCGTTAATGGATGTGTTGCTATCAAACAAACATATTTGAG ATATTTGGACCGATGGGAGAAGGTACATTTCCTCCATGAAGATGCAGATCGTGCCAGTGACGACGACGAAGAAAGCAGACATAAGCGCTGGTCCGCGAGATCTCTACATTCAGTACCTTGTTCCTACAATTACTCCCAACATAATGTAACAG aaatcaaCAGGGAACACAACCATCTTTCTACTAACTTGTACAAGCAATCCGATTACGATCGACTCTCTTTATCCTTGATATCTCCATTACCGAATGAACAAGATTTCGCCATCAACGTATGCACGTTACTCTCCAATGATGGAAAACATACTTTGAAGCTAGAAAAACATCCACGTTTGATTAATTATCTGCTAGCACACGCCGGAGTTTTCAGTCATA gttcCTTGAGAAAATTGTTCATCCATTTTTACAACGTGGTCAGGAAGAAACCCATCCATAATTTTTGGAAAGATGTCCTCGAATCGCCGGAATACCTCGATCTGACAAACGAAGCCATATTCAAAGCATTAGATTCCGAAACCACCACGAAAACAAGTTCTTCTTCCCTCATACTCGGTcaagaagaaatagaagaaaaagcAGCAGGTTCAATAACCATCGACGTTTCCACGAACGatcaacaaaaagaaacaacagACAGTGTAGATTGTGAGATCGTCGAAGATACATGTGatactttcaaattaaaactgAATCCTGAAGATAGTGAactgttttgtttaaaaaggaatttgGGTACGCAGGATTACATAGGTCAAAGGGTATTACAAATCGCCACCATATTGAGGAACCTCAGTTTCATCGAGGAAAATGTACCGGTATTAGTGAAGAATAGTTGTTTCGTTAGATTTTTGTTATTGTGTAGTATATCGCGTTGGAACGTTCTGAAGAATCTCGGTACGGATATGCTCAGTAATATAGCATCGGAATTTATAGTGAGAGATTTGCAAAGTGACATTTTAGCAGctaaattgttgaaaatcgTTACGGACGGTTTGAAGAGCCAAGATCGAGCCGCTTGCATATCTTCTTTGgaagttttgaataaattgagtCAAAACGAACAGAACGAAGAAGTGATGCAAAAATCTTTGCAGAAACAAGTTTATACGAACGTTTGTTCCTTTTTAACTTTACACGATGTCATGTTGTTAATTTATACTTTGGAATGTTTATattctttgtcttctttgggtGAAAAATCTTGTAATTATATTATCGTTAATCACGGTGTTATTGACACTTTGGTGGCTTTAATAACGGTTGAAGGTAAAAGTTACGGTCCAAAAGCTTGTATCGGGATGAAATTGGTGGAAACTTTACCTAGCGGTACCAGCCAGCAGGCTCAG GTTCAAAATACTACCCAGTCACAAACAAATCAGACCCAAACTCAAACAGTGTCAACTGTAACTGCAACCTTAACAGTATCCTCGTCCAGTTCAACGTTTACTACTATCAATTCGAATATGACTGTCGTTACAACTTCAACTCTCACCCCAGTGGTTAGTAGTAGTAGTCCTACTCCGAAATCAGCACCTAGTACGCCTGTGAGACAAGTACCTATAGTACCACAGAGGCTTTTGCCTATCACTCCCACACCAGTGGTTACAACAG CAACACCTTCTACGTCTTCTGTAATTCAATCTACGTCAACGATCATGACGCCTCAACAGTTGATTCAACAACAGCACGCCCATCAACAGGTCATACACGAAAATGAACAGTTCGCATTGGCTTGGTTAAGGGCGACTTATGAACCCTGCGCAAATGGTAAAGTCGATCATCAGGAACTTTATAAGCACTATTTGAATTCTTGTTCGACTATTGGAAGAAAGGGGGTCATATCGCCCCTACATTTTCCAAGATGTGTACG aTCTATTTTTGGCGGCACAGTGGGACCGAATCCCATGAAACAATCGAATTCGTCCGATCCCCAGTTTTACGACGGTATCAAGGTGCGAGACAAACCCCTCATAATCAATATCCCGCCATCTGCAACGCCCCAAACTAAACCCTCCGTATTTATCCCGTCTCCCGCCCCGAAAATTCAACAAGTACGTCGAAAATCGTCAGTACAACCAATTTTATTAACGTCTCAGGGACAGGGAAACGCGCTGACCGTGGTGGCGGACAATAACGGGACGGGAACCGACGTCGCCGCGTCTGCGCCGTCTCCCGCCTCGCCGATACTTAAGGCGCAACTTAGCGCCCCGCCTAAACAAAGGGACGCATCACCCGTGTCGACCAAAGGCGATACGAAAAGTCAG GCCATAGCTCATCCTCATCTTAGTCAAGCTCTACTCGGTTTGGGTAATACTTCGACGACTAGTAGTAGTGGAGTtattaataaagataatttaacGACAGCGTCGACGTCGTCGACGGGAGCAACAGGTCAGACAAGTAATACGTCGCTTATAAAAAGCCTTCTGGCGACAAAGGTAAACGATTGCATGTCAACAGTGAGCATGAAGACTGCCACAGACTGTCAAAATGTAGCTCAG GTGGCTGCACGTCAACAGCGACTCCTAGCCCAACAAGCCACCGATAAAACCTCGATAAAGGAACCTTTGAAATCGTCGAGATTAAACGGCGTTCGACAACTTTTTTCCGATACCGATATAGGAGATCCTTCGGTATCATCTACAACCCAATTCACCGATTTGACTAAGGGGAAGAAAGAACCGCCCCAACCGCCACCTCCGCCTCTGGCGCCGCTCAGTAACAACGTCAAAGGTGGTAAGCAGAATAGAATCGACAATGAGGACAGCGATTCCCTTGGGAATCATTCGGCTGCTTCTAGTTCCGGTATAGGAACAGTCG GTTTGGGAGGTGTGTCTTCGACGGAAGACGGCGAAAATTCCTTAACCAGTTTCGAAGGGCTACTAAACGGAATACCTAACGCTGACAACGCCCTAACCGAAGACAGTAATTCCAAAGATTCTTTAAAACACGGCGAGATATCGATGCATAAACCCCTTAGGCTGGCCGACCTTTTAGaaaagaaattcgaaaaaagtcCCCCCCTGTTGAACGGCGGTATGAGAAAAGAATTAAGACTGGGCGAAAAGGCCATGGATTTGGTAGAAAATCACATCGAAAAGGCGTTAAGTAGAGAAAACGACAACAATGCCGATACAAAAATGGAAATTGACATTAAAGAAGACATCGTCTCCAAAGAAGAGGTCCACAGAGAAATG GTTGGTATAAAACGAAGCGCCTCCGAAGAAATGATGGAAATTGAAGCGAAACGTCCTCTACTATCCAGCAACATCAACGGTTCCTCGACAGCAGCCTCCCCGGCACCAGATTCGTCGAGTTCTAACGGCGACGACGGTCCTTCGAGAGTATCCACCGCCGCAGCTAAACTCTTCGCGGATATAGCTGCGGATATATTAGAAGACGAAGATGAGGAACAATTGTTACAAGAAGCACAATCGACGCAGATAGTAACTGACAACCAATCTCAGGTGCAACTACAAACCCAGGCTCCTTTACAACAGATCATAATGGACAACAGTCAACAGATGTTGTTGACTCAGCAGAGGCAGATCATCGTTTCGCAAGCTCAGATACCAGGAACAAATCAAATGGTCTTTTCGACAG gTGGTCATTTGAAAACCCAATCTGGTCAAACTGTAATAGTTCAAAATACATCCGGTCAAAGATCGATGATGTTGGCACAACCTAATTCCGGGCCGATTCTTCTTTCCCAAGGTCTGCAAGGACAAATGCAGATAGTGGCTAGTTCGCAGGCGGGTCAATACGTTTTACAAACTAGCAGCGCTGGTGGTCAAGGAACGGCGTACGTAGTTGCCCAACCGCAAACTGCGATGGTACACGGAGGTCAACAACAAACTGTACTTTTAGCTCAAACGTCCCAACAACAAGGCACCGGCGCTAAAACCATCATTATTTTACAACAACAACCCACTTCAGCTACACCGACGCAACACCAGAAGGTTGTAGTTACACCGCAAGGACAACAG GTTGTCGTGACTCAAGTTCCTAGGCCTATAGTACATACTTCATCGGTATCTAATAACGTTTCGCCAGTTAATAAAGTTACGAAAACGACAGCCGGCGCTGCAACAACTAATACGAATACTTCTTCTCAAACACAACCCGCTACCAATTCGAATTTATCGACTGATAAAAAGGAGGATATCAAAAAGCACAAGATCGCCAGAGATCTGACAACGCCTTATATTTGCGAATGGAACGATTGTTTGAT TGAAAGAAGATTCAAATCTGCCAACGAAGTTTATCTGCACGCTTGCGAAGCTCATTGTCCATCCGGTACTGAGGAAATAATTTGTCAATGGGACAGATGTGATAATATGAAAAGAAGAAGGTTCTCGTTGATGACTCACCTCCATGACAAACATTGTAACACCGAG gCGATGAAACAAAGTTTGACGAAACGGAAGCAGGCGGctcagaataataataaaactgaaatgcCTGCACCATCGGCTCCTAGTCCCCATCCCGGTTACGCTCCAGATGCAGCTTTACACGCGATCAAAAGACATGCCATGGAATTCGTAAATCCCAAGGAATTACAA CTGAAACCTCCATTACCGGTCACTGCCGGTTCGACAGCGGCTGTTGTCGCCCGTGGTGGTCCACCACCTACCCCCGACCAG gATGACAATGAAGGTCCAGTTACAAAAAGTATTCGTTTAACGGCATCGCTAATTTTAAGAAATCTTGTTATTTACAGTAGTCAATGTAAAAG GTACTTAAAATCCTACGAGTCCCATTTGGCGAATGTGGCCCTTAGTAATGTAGAATCATCAAGGACTATAGCACAAATTCTTTTCGATATGAATGACGGTTCTACGCATAGGTGA